Genomic DNA from Bacteroidota bacterium:
CTGTAACAGATGCTTCTTTCAACACTGAAAGCATCACACTTTATATCAAAGTTGTTGACACTGAAAAACCCATTATTACTTTAATTGGTTTATCAGTTGAAAATGTTTGCAGATACGAAGAAGTTCTAACCGACTCTGTAACTGTTAGTGATAATTATTATAGCTATACAAATACTGATGTTAACAGAACAGGTTCTTACTTTACTGACTATCTAATAAACAGAAGAGAAGGCTTTTATGCAATTAGATATAACATAACAGACGGATCAAACAACGTTGCTGATGAAGTAGTACGTTATATTGATGTTGCTTACTGTGCTTACAAATACGATGCAACAGAAGAAACAGGATTATCTGAATTAATTAGTGTTTATCCTAATCCTACCAAAGGAATATTTGTACTTGACATTGAATTGCCAAAGGCAGAAAATATTAATGTACAGATTGTAAATACATTAGGAAAAACAATAAAAACAATTGACTTAAGAAACATTACAAAAGTTAATTATGAAATTGATTTAGGAGAATTTAGTAATGGATTGTATTTCGTAAGAATTCAAACAGATAACGATATTTCAGTTAAGAGAATTACTCTTACTAAATAATCATTCTTTCTAATTTTTTTACAAATCCCGATGTCATTTGATATCGGGATTTTTTTTTGTTTAAATTTTTCTTAAACGAATTAGTTTTTGTTTTGTATCTTTCAAATTCAAAAAAAATATCACAATGAAAAAACTATTTGTATTATTTGTTTTTACCACCTTTCTATATTCATGCTCTAACAAAATTCCTGATAAAAACACAACAACTATTGTTTCAAAGGAAAATAATCCTGACTATAAGGAATTATGGGAAGAAGTAAATAAATTTGAAGAAGAAGGTAAACCTAAATCAGCGGTAGAGGCTACAAAAAAAATATTGTTTCTTGCGAAAAAAGACAAAGTTGCTTCTCAACATCTTAAAGCTGTTATTCATATTGTAAAATACAGCAGAGTGTTTGAAGAAGAAGCAAAACAAAAAAATATTGACTTTTTAAATGAGGAAATAGCACAATCGGAATTTCCTGCAAAGCAACTTTTAAATTCGGTTTTAGCAGAAATATATCAAAATTACTATCAAAATAATAAATATAAAATTTGGGAAAGGACTGCAATTCAAGGGCAAAAACCTACTGATTTTAAAGAATGGGATACTAAAACATTCTACTTAAAAATCAGTAATCTGCACGAAAAATCATTATTGCAAAAAAAGGAATTACAAAAAATTTCTGTAGCAGAATTTAAAGATATAATTATTAAAGGCGATTCTAACCAAAAAATCCGACCTACATTATTTGATGTGTTGGCTCATCGTGCTATTAATTTTTATAAAAGCAATGAATTTGCAAATGTAAAACCAATTGAAGAATTTGAAATAGAAGGAAAAAAATTACTTGTTGATGCTGAAAATTTTATAAATGTCGAAATTAAATGCAAAGACAAAAGCTCATCAAAACACAATGTTCTTAAACATTACAAAGAATTATTAAGTTTTCATAAAAATAATAAATATGTAGAAGCATTTGTCATTTCCGATATTGAAAGAATAAAATATGTTTTTGATAATACCGCATTTGCCGAAAAAGAAAAAGCATTTTACAATGAATTAACAAGAATCGAACATAAATACAGCAAAAATTCTATTACTGCTGATGCCATTTACGAAAAAGCATTATTAGTTTACAATGGTTATCGTCCGGAAAAAACCTATAATATTCCACTAAAAAAAACAGCAATTAATCTTTGCGAAAAAGCAATAGAAAATTTTTCCGGCTCAATTGGAGGAAATAAATGTTTGGCACTACAATATCAAATTAAAGAAAAGGATTTGAACATTAAGTTACAAAAGACTTTGCTGCCAAATGAATACTCCAAGCTATTAATTGAATACAAAAATATTGATAAAATTTTTGTTAAAATAATTTCTCTTGATGAAAACAAATATCATGAATTACAAAGTCTTAGGTGGAAAAGAGATTTATTGTACAACAAACTCCAAAAATTTGAACCATTGTTTTTATTTGATTCAGAATTACCGCTTCCTAAAGATTATGAAAATCACAGCACTGAATTAAAAATCCCAAAGCTACCTTATGGAAGATATGCAATAATGCTTAGTGCAAATAAGGATTTTACTAAAGAGAGTAACAAAATAAAATATTCTTTCTTTCAAGTTACAAAATTGAGTTTGATAGAAGAAAAGCAAATTGATAATAAAAATAATCATAAATTTTATGTTATTGATGCTAAATCAGGGGAAGCACTTGAGAATGTAACTATTGAATTGACACGAAAAAAGAATGAAAAAATAGTAGAAAATATTAAAAAACAAACTAATAAAGATGGCTTTTTTGATGTTGCTAACACTCATATTTCAGCAAGATATAATTTTAGATTAACGAAAAGAGATGATATATTTTTAACAACAAAATGGATTGGGAAAGGATATGAAAGGTCAAAAAAAGATTTTGTGAAAACATATTTTTTTACCGACAGAAGTATTTACAGACCCGGACAAACAGTTTATTTTAAAGGAATTGTTGTGAAATTTAATCACGACAAAACAAAAAGCGAAATAATAACTAACTATGCTTCAGCAGTTAAATTTTATGATGTAAATCGTCAAGAGATTTCTAAGCTAAAAGTAAAAACAAATAATTTCGGTTCTTTTCACGGAAGTTTTGTTATTCCTACGGGATTGTTAAATGGCAGATTTCAAATTGTAGAAAAAAATGGAAACAGTTGGATAACAGTGGAAGAATATAAAAGACCTAAGTTTGAAGTAAGCACAGATGAGGTAGAGAATTCGTTTCAACTTGGTGATAAAGTAACAATTACAGGAAAAGCTAAAAGCTACTCGGGAATTTCAATTTCCAATGCTAAAGTTAGTTACAGAATTGTACGAAATATAAGATATCCTTATTGGCATGACTGGTGGAGACCAAAACCAATACACTCCGGAAAAGAAATTAAACATGCTATTGTAGAAACTGATGATAATGGTAATTTTACTTTTGATTTTATTGCCAGTCCTGATAAATATATTTCTAAAGAAAGTAAGGCTATTTTTAACTATTCGATAGACATTGATGTAACGGATATTAATGGAGAAACACAAAGTACAAACAAAATTGTAAAGGCAGGATATGTTGCTGTTAACGCTTCTGTAGATTTGGATGATTGGGTAAGCTCTGATAAATTGAATAAGTTTAAAATAACAACAACTAACCTTGATGGAGCAACGATTGAACTTAATGGTGAAATAAGCATTTATAAAGTTAAAAAATTTGAAAAACTGTTACGGAATAAGTTATGGAGTGCTCCCGACCAATTTATTATTGATAAAAATAAGTATGACAAATATTTTCCTTATGATGCTTATAGAACTGTAGGGTATAGCCATACACACAGGAAAAAAGATTTGTTGTTCCAACAAAAGCATAACTCATCTAATGATGTAGAGATTGATAAAAATAAAATTAATGCACTGAAATGTGGTAGCTACGAGATTGTTTTTAGAGCAAAGGATACTTTTGGAAATAATGTTGAAATTAAGAAACCTTTCATTTTATTTGATGAGACAAGCAAAGCATCTGCAATCAAATCATTTTCATATTTTATTCCTGTAAAAACAACTGCTAAGCCCGGGGAAAAAGCAAAATTTATTTGGGGCTCTGCCGATACAAACGCTGTTGCTTTAGTAAAGATTTTACGAAAAGATAAAGTTATAAATGAACAAATTATCAAACTCACTAATGGACAAAAGTTAATAGAAATCCCTATTAAAGAAGAACATAGAGGTGGATTGAGCATTAATATTTTAAGTATTAATGAAAACAGAATTTATAAATACACATCAAGAATTCATGTTCCTTGGGACAACAAAAAATTGGATATAAGTTTTAAAACATTTCGTTCAAAATTAGAACCCGGGAAAAAAGAAACATGGACAATAAAAATTAAAGGTAGCAACAAAGAAAATGCTTTTGCAGAAGTTCTTGCTACAATGTACGATGCTTCACTTGATGCCATAAAAACACATAATTGGAATTTTAGCATTTATCCTTTTTTTGGTGTGTCAAGCATTTTTTCTGATGATTATAATTATCAAATTTCATATTCCGGGGAATTCTCGAAATATTGGAATAAATACTTTTATTCAAAAGACAGGAAATATGACAAATTGAATTTCTTTGGAATGAGCTATGGATACTTAGGCTACATGGGACGTAATGGAGGTAATCAGGTTTATTCCATGGCAGAAAAAGAATCCGTTTTGGAAGAAGTTGAAGTAATTGAATATAAAAAACCTCTTATTCTTAAAGATGAAGGTGCTGATAAAAAGTATAATGTAAAAAAAGAACAAATTCAAATTAGGAAGAACCTGCAAGAACTTGCATTCTTTTATCCTCAGCTACAAACTGATAAAAACGGAGAATTGGAATTGAATTTTACCTCACCAGAAGCACTTACAAAATGGAAATTAATGTTGCTTGCTCATTCAAAAAAACTTGAAATTGGTAAAAAAAGAAAATTTATTGTTACACAAAAAAAATTGATGCTAACAACAAACAACCCAAGATTTTTAAGATATGGTGATATAATTAAATACTCTTCAAAGCTTAGCAACATTTCGGATAAAAATCAAAAGGGAGAAATAGAATTACAATTACTTGACCCTTATACCCTAATGCCTCTTGACAAAAAGTTTGGATTAAAAACCACAAAATATTATTTTGAAATAAAAAGCAAAGAAAACAAAAATTTTGTTTGGGAAATAAAAGTTCCCGAAGCTTTGGAAATGGTAGTTTTTAGAGTAATTGCTTCTACGCAAAACTTTAGTGACGGTGAAGAAAATATTATTCCTATTTTTCCTGATAAAATCCTTGTTACAGAATCTTTGCCACTTTATGTTAAAGAAGGTGAAAGCAAAACATTTACTTTTGATAAACTCATTAATTCAAAGGAATCAAAGACTTTAACAAATCAATCTCTTAGTCTTGAAATAAGCTCCAACCCTGCTTGGTATGCAGTTATGTCTTTGCCTTATCTCATTGAATTTCCTTACGAATGTAATGAGCAATTATTTAGTCGTTTTTATGCAAATACCATTTCAAGTAATATCATTAACTCAGATGCAAGAATTAAAAATGTTTTTGAAAAATGGAAAAATACTGATGCTTTAAAATCGCCATTACAAAAGAATGAAGAACTAAAATCCTTAATGCTCGAAGAAACTCCATGGGTACTTGCAGGAAAAAATGAAACAGAACAAAGACAACTTATAGGATTGCTTTTTGATGAAAATAATATCAATAACCAACTTAATGAAACTATAAATAAATTAAAAGATAATCAACTTTCTGATGGTTCATGGGCATGGTTTAAAGGCATGAAAGGAAGCAGATTTATTACTCAATATATTATTTCAGGATTCGGGCATTTGAAAAATCTAAATATGAATATCCAAAACAAAAAGGATGTTGATGAGATGATTGAGAAAGCAATAAGGTACATGGATAATCAAATGCTTAAAGATTACAAACAATTGAAAAAAAACAAAGTTGATATGAATAAAAATCATCTCGGATATTTTGAAATTCAGTATTTGTATTCCCGAAGTTTTTATCCGAATATCAATAAAAGCATTGAAGTTTTAAAGGTATTTAATTATTGGACAAAACAAGCGGAAAAATATTGGTTAAAGCAAAATTTGATGTCTAAAGCTATGATTTCACTTTCATTAAAAAGAGCAGGTAAAGAAGAAGTAGCAAAAAATATAATTGCTTCGTTAAAAGAATATTCAACAACGAATGAAGAACTTGGAATGTATTGGAAAACAAATGCTTCTTCATATTTCTGGTATTCTGCACCAATTGAAACACAGGCAATTCTTATCGAAGCTTTTGATGAGGTAACAAAAGATGAAGATGCAGTAAACGATATGAAAATTTGGCTATTGAAACAAAAACAGCTTCAAAGTTGGAAGACTACAAAATCAACAGCAGATGCTTGTTATGCCTTGCTACTGAGAGGTAATGATTGGCTTTCGAGTGGTGATGGTTTAAAAATTTATATTAATGATAAGAAAT
This window encodes:
- a CDS encoding alpha-2-macroglobulin family protein, with the translated sequence MKKLFVLFVFTTFLYSCSNKIPDKNTTTIVSKENNPDYKELWEEVNKFEEEGKPKSAVEATKKILFLAKKDKVASQHLKAVIHIVKYSRVFEEEAKQKNIDFLNEEIAQSEFPAKQLLNSVLAEIYQNYYQNNKYKIWERTAIQGQKPTDFKEWDTKTFYLKISNLHEKSLLQKKELQKISVAEFKDIIIKGDSNQKIRPTLFDVLAHRAINFYKSNEFANVKPIEEFEIEGKKLLVDAENFINVEIKCKDKSSSKHNVLKHYKELLSFHKNNKYVEAFVISDIERIKYVFDNTAFAEKEKAFYNELTRIEHKYSKNSITADAIYEKALLVYNGYRPEKTYNIPLKKTAINLCEKAIENFSGSIGGNKCLALQYQIKEKDLNIKLQKTLLPNEYSKLLIEYKNIDKIFVKIISLDENKYHELQSLRWKRDLLYNKLQKFEPLFLFDSELPLPKDYENHSTELKIPKLPYGRYAIMLSANKDFTKESNKIKYSFFQVTKLSLIEEKQIDNKNNHKFYVIDAKSGEALENVTIELTRKKNEKIVENIKKQTNKDGFFDVANTHISARYNFRLTKRDDIFLTTKWIGKGYERSKKDFVKTYFFTDRSIYRPGQTVYFKGIVVKFNHDKTKSEIITNYASAVKFYDVNRQEISKLKVKTNNFGSFHGSFVIPTGLLNGRFQIVEKNGNSWITVEEYKRPKFEVSTDEVENSFQLGDKVTITGKAKSYSGISISNAKVSYRIVRNIRYPYWHDWWRPKPIHSGKEIKHAIVETDDNGNFTFDFIASPDKYISKESKAIFNYSIDIDVTDINGETQSTNKIVKAGYVAVNASVDLDDWVSSDKLNKFKITTTNLDGATIELNGEISIYKVKKFEKLLRNKLWSAPDQFIIDKNKYDKYFPYDAYRTVGYSHTHRKKDLLFQQKHNSSNDVEIDKNKINALKCGSYEIVFRAKDTFGNNVEIKKPFILFDETSKASAIKSFSYFIPVKTTAKPGEKAKFIWGSADTNAVALVKILRKDKVINEQIIKLTNGQKLIEIPIKEEHRGGLSINILSINENRIYKYTSRIHVPWDNKKLDISFKTFRSKLEPGKKETWTIKIKGSNKENAFAEVLATMYDASLDAIKTHNWNFSIYPFFGVSSIFSDDYNYQISYSGEFSKYWNKYFYSKDRKYDKLNFFGMSYGYLGYMGRNGGNQVYSMAEKESVLEEVEVIEYKKPLILKDEGADKKYNVKKEQIQIRKNLQELAFFYPQLQTDKNGELELNFTSPEALTKWKLMLLAHSKKLEIGKKRKFIVTQKKLMLTTNNPRFLRYGDIIKYSSKLSNISDKNQKGEIELQLLDPYTLMPLDKKFGLKTTKYYFEIKSKENKNFVWEIKVPEALEMVVFRVIASTQNFSDGEENIIPIFPDKILVTESLPLYVKEGESKTFTFDKLINSKESKTLTNQSLSLEISSNPAWYAVMSLPYLIEFPYECNEQLFSRFYANTISSNIINSDARIKNVFEKWKNTDALKSPLQKNEELKSLMLEETPWVLAGKNETEQRQLIGLLFDENNINNQLNETINKLKDNQLSDGSWAWFKGMKGSRFITQYIISGFGHLKNLNMNIQNKKDVDEMIEKAIRYMDNQMLKDYKQLKKNKVDMNKNHLGYFEIQYLYSRSFYPNINKSIEVLKVFNYWTKQAEKYWLKQNLMSKAMISLSLKRAGKEEVAKNIIASLKEYSTTNEELGMYWKTNASSYFWYSAPIETQAILIEAFDEVTKDEDAVNDMKIWLLKQKQLQSWKTTKSTADACYALLLRGNDWLSSGDGLKIYINDKKFDVPKEQKEEGTGYFKHRWEQNSIKPEYGKIKLSKSDKGIAWGAMHWQYFEQMDKITSHKTPLSLTKEVFVEKNTNAGAVINKVTENSSLQIGDKVKIRIVLKVDRAMEFIHMKDLRATSLEPIQNLSGYKWQAGLGYYQSIKDASVNFFFDWLPKGTYVFEYSLRVSQAGVFQNGITTIQSMYAPEFNSHSEGVKLRVEGDD